The proteins below come from a single Propionispora hippei DSM 15287 genomic window:
- a CDS encoding ABC transporter substrate-binding protein: MAKRVKETSGRILVAVLLIILGVIGLAGCGGTGGALDKQAGNSRFAIRIGADSSPFSFQFRVAKAKGFFEKYNIDADVQTFSFGIDTINALILDQVDSGQAMDYALASRLGKESDLRIVSYIATPSLDGASLYVVGPDIKSPADLTGKHIAAQKGTVNEYVWAQTFKKFGVDPKAVHMQYFGSNAEMLAAVQTGKADAVWGDKSNKSKILEIAGIRELGDFHLIDFEMKGYLAFKDQFVKAHPQEVENFLKALNEASEYIAQHPKETADIAYQDLKLPKEDVLKTLETYTYHIRFSQADYDHIQDIAAWSYQNGLIKNSYAVRDYLALDPLRKALPETVTYSGK, encoded by the coding sequence GTGGCAAAGAGAGTGAAAGAGACGAGCGGACGAATATTGGTGGCGGTATTATTAATCATACTGGGCGTGATTGGTCTGGCCGGCTGTGGCGGTACAGGCGGCGCCTTGGATAAACAGGCGGGCAACAGCCGGTTTGCCATCCGGATTGGCGCCGATTCATCGCCATTTTCCTTTCAGTTTCGCGTGGCAAAGGCCAAAGGTTTTTTTGAAAAATACAATATTGACGCCGATGTACAAACCTTTTCCTTTGGCATTGATACCATCAACGCCTTAATTCTTGATCAGGTGGACAGCGGCCAGGCGATGGACTATGCCCTGGCCAGCCGGCTGGGTAAAGAGAGCGATCTGCGGATTGTCTCCTATATTGCCACACCGTCCCTGGATGGGGCCTCGCTATATGTGGTAGGACCGGATATTAAAAGCCCGGCCGATTTGACCGGTAAGCACATCGCCGCTCAAAAAGGGACGGTCAACGAATACGTTTGGGCGCAAACCTTCAAAAAGTTCGGCGTAGATCCCAAAGCGGTGCACATGCAGTATTTTGGTTCCAATGCCGAGATGCTTGCCGCCGTTCAGACCGGCAAGGCCGATGCGGTCTGGGGCGATAAGTCAAACAAAAGCAAAATACTGGAGATAGCGGGCATCAGAGAGCTTGGCGATTTTCATCTCATTGATTTTGAAATGAAGGGCTATCTGGCCTTTAAAGACCAGTTTGTCAAAGCGCACCCGCAGGAAGTGGAGAATTTCCTGAAAGCCCTAAACGAGGCTTCCGAATACATTGCCCAGCATCCTAAAGAAACGGCGGACATTGCTTATCAGGATTTGAAGCTGCCCAAAGAGGATGTGCTGAAGACGCTGGAAACCTATACCTATCATATCCGTTTTTCCCAGGCTGATTATGACCATATTCAGGATATCGCCGCCTGGTCCTATCAAAACGGTTTGATAAAAAATTCATACGCTGTCCGGGATTATCTGGCGCTGGACCCTCTGCGCAAAGCCTTGCCGGAAACAGTTACTTACAGCGGAAAGTGA
- a CDS encoding Crp/Fnr family transcriptional regulator, producing MNYVVPHFTEEEINLLKQSGRVLTVKAGHILFRENDETDHVYLIESGHVKHYHTTSLGKVVIVSICGPSEMIGVPAVLLGQRRGVFAEALEPGTLWRIEQEVFLRLLHQYPQLAVKLAAIHCQLVRNYEYGLQTLVVASADSRLAWLLLRLAEGRRPERDGGQRVSFYLTHQEMADMIGSCRQTVTTVLGNFKRAGLIRIKKHALEIVDADRLRQLVS from the coding sequence ATGAATTATGTAGTGCCTCATTTTACCGAAGAGGAAATCAATCTTCTCAAACAATCCGGCCGGGTGCTGACGGTGAAAGCCGGTCATATTCTGTTCAGGGAGAATGACGAGACAGACCATGTCTATCTGATTGAAAGCGGCCATGTGAAGCATTATCATACCACCTCGCTGGGCAAGGTCGTCATTGTTTCTATTTGCGGGCCGAGCGAGATGATCGGCGTACCGGCGGTTTTGCTGGGACAAAGACGGGGCGTTTTTGCCGAAGCTTTGGAACCGGGAACCCTGTGGCGGATTGAGCAGGAAGTTTTTCTGCGCCTCTTGCATCAGTATCCGCAGTTAGCCGTCAAGCTGGCGGCGATTCACTGTCAACTGGTGCGAAACTATGAATACGGGCTGCAGACCTTGGTTGTTGCCAGTGCCGACAGCCGTCTGGCCTGGCTGCTGCTGCGGCTGGCCGAGGGCCGCAGGCCGGAGCGGGACGGCGGACAGCGGGTCAGTTTTTATCTGACCCATCAGGAAATGGCCGATATGATTGGTTCCTGCCGGCAGACGGTAACGACGGTGCTGGGGAATTTTAAACGGGCCGGTTTGATTCGTATCAAAAAACACGCTTTGGAAATTGTCGATGCCGACCGGCTGCGGCAATTGGTTAGTTAA
- a CDS encoding radical SAM protein has product MTAQANHVNKTDREKLLKEMEIRVGVFNEGIHAEVSLFQQLDFENEYLEQVQACFYNNHQAYKDTNLPQAFRSPSGYRYAFSYDPQSRYSITGENGRFYLHDRQTRLFEVKFEKRPKYYNQHTSNGKKMSTIAQYVGSSKITVAYSNECSLQEKNLDCRFCNINATKANYADRQGISWKTPAEIAEVTKAAYAEGCNHLTITGGFIPERREVEYYIDVAEAIRETTGLDDFGGTACIGAPLDLEVIDKYKEAGYSRIATNMEIWDENIFKAICPGKHKICGGYQNWVDTLKYEVEVFGKGNVRSYFVAGIETKETLLEGIEYLASLGVVAVPQIWMPKPGAALEGHRAPTTEWFIDLFLKAYKILVRYGITHEQFYHTTNDEGRFFDYLYDADGDYLDRIADYRIAI; this is encoded by the coding sequence GTGACGGCCCAAGCCAACCATGTAAACAAAACGGATCGCGAAAAATTATTAAAAGAAATGGAAATCCGGGTAGGCGTTTTTAACGAAGGCATTCATGCCGAGGTGAGCCTGTTTCAGCAACTGGATTTTGAAAACGAATATTTGGAACAGGTGCAGGCATGCTTTTACAATAATCATCAGGCCTATAAGGACACCAATCTGCCGCAGGCTTTCCGCTCGCCCAGCGGCTACCGGTACGCCTTTTCCTACGATCCCCAGTCGCGCTATTCGATTACCGGGGAAAACGGACGGTTTTATCTGCATGACCGCCAGACAAGACTGTTCGAGGTGAAGTTTGAAAAACGGCCGAAATACTACAACCAACACACCAGCAACGGCAAGAAAATGTCGACCATCGCCCAGTATGTGGGGTCTTCCAAAATCACGGTGGCCTATAGCAACGAATGCTCGCTGCAGGAAAAGAATCTGGACTGCCGGTTTTGCAATATTAACGCCACCAAGGCCAACTATGCCGACCGGCAGGGGATTTCCTGGAAAACGCCGGCCGAAATTGCCGAAGTGACCAAGGCGGCCTATGCCGAAGGCTGTAATCATCTGACGATTACCGGCGGTTTTATTCCGGAACGGCGCGAGGTGGAATATTATATTGATGTGGCCGAAGCCATCCGGGAGACCACCGGTTTGGACGATTTCGGCGGCACGGCCTGCATCGGAGCGCCGTTGGATCTGGAGGTCATTGATAAATACAAGGAAGCCGGCTACAGCCGGATTGCCACCAACATGGAGATCTGGGATGAAAACATCTTTAAGGCAATCTGTCCGGGCAAGCATAAAATATGCGGCGGCTACCAAAACTGGGTGGACACGTTAAAGTATGAAGTAGAGGTGTTCGGCAAAGGCAATGTGCGTTCTTATTTTGTCGCCGGCATCGAAACCAAGGAAACACTGCTGGAGGGTATCGAATACCTGGCTTCGCTGGGCGTGGTGGCGGTGCCCCAGATCTGGATGCCTAAGCCGGGGGCGGCGCTGGAGGGACACCGGGCGCCAACGACCGAGTGGTTTATTGATTTATTTCTAAAAGCCTATAAAATTTTAGTGCGCTATGGCATTACCCACGAGCAATTTTATCATACGACCAATGATGAAGGACGGTTTTTTGATTATCTCTATGACGCCGACGGCGACTATCTTGACCGGATCGCCGATTACCGGATCGCCATATAA
- a CDS encoding BMC domain-containing protein → MLNCELIHNPSPGSLQILKRKIHDRELAAYLETHRVEAVGLIQGQLAKILVAADIAEKVANVMVTEIAGSCPQHITMIAVFGSTSAVKVAIEAVQKRD, encoded by the coding sequence GTGCTGAACTGTGAACTGATTCATAATCCTTCGCCGGGCAGCCTTCAAATTTTAAAACGAAAAATCCATGACCGGGAACTTGCCGCCTATCTGGAGACACACCGGGTGGAAGCGGTGGGCTTAATTCAGGGACAATTGGCCAAAATTTTGGTTGCCGCCGACATCGCTGAAAAAGTGGCCAACGTGATGGTTACCGAAATCGCTGGCTCCTGTCCGCAGCATATTACCATGATCGCCGTTTTCGGCAGCACGTCGGCCGTAAAAGTGGCTATCGAGGCGGTGCAAAAACGGGACTGA
- a CDS encoding glycyl-radical enzyme activating protein — protein MQELYNMTGIVAEIQRFSVHDGPGIRTLVFLKGCPLRCKWCCNPENIRPEPQVVTRRGVQVTIGRRMSVGELMAEIRKDVIYYRRSGGGVTLSGGEVLFQPEFALAILQACKAENIHTAIETSAFAAYPTIQELLPWLDLAMCDLKHVDPAKHQRYTGRPNDLILENLRKIALAGTPLIIRVPVVPTFNDVPGEIASIAAYAASLPGVRELHLLPYHRLGESKYKELEQDYEFSGIEPLNSQDMLKLLDVARLSGLSCQVGG, from the coding sequence ATGCAGGAACTATATAATATGACGGGAATTGTAGCGGAGATTCAGCGCTTTTCCGTACATGACGGGCCCGGCATCCGGACGCTGGTCTTTTTAAAAGGCTGTCCCTTGCGCTGCAAGTGGTGCTGCAATCCGGAAAATATCCGGCCTGAGCCGCAGGTTGTTACCAGGCGCGGCGTACAAGTGACCATTGGCCGGCGCATGTCGGTGGGGGAATTGATGGCTGAAATACGCAAAGACGTTATCTACTACCGGCGGTCCGGCGGCGGGGTGACGCTGTCCGGCGGCGAGGTTTTATTTCAACCCGAATTTGCCCTGGCCATTCTCCAGGCTTGCAAGGCAGAAAATATTCACACGGCGATTGAGACGAGCGCTTTTGCCGCCTATCCTACTATTCAGGAACTGCTGCCCTGGCTGGATTTGGCCATGTGCGATCTTAAGCACGTCGATCCGGCCAAGCACCAGCGCTATACCGGACGGCCCAACGACCTGATCCTGGAGAATTTGCGGAAAATCGCGCTTGCCGGTACACCGCTGATTATCCGGGTGCCGGTCGTACCCACCTTTAACGATGTTCCCGGCGAGATCGCCAGCATTGCCGCCTATGCGGCGTCGCTGCCCGGTGTCAGGGAATTGCACCTGTTGCCCTATCACCGGCTGGGAGAAAGCAAATATAAGGAATTGGAGCAAGACTATGAGTTCAGCGGCATCGAACCGCTGAACAGCCAGGATATGCTCAAGCTGCTGGATGTGGCCAGACTTTCGGGGCTGTCCTGTCAGGTTGGCGGCTGA
- a CDS encoding glycyl radical protein, with product MKQVLDISPVNQSPRVQKLIDALYARNPEVEAERACLITESYQQTEALPITLRRAKALEHILDHMTLVIREDELIVGNLTVAPRSTQIFPEFSFQWLTEEFDTLAKRTGDVFNISEETKRKLTQVFAYWGGKTVNELATEYMYPETKLAMSHNVFTVGNYYFNGVGHISVDYEKVLKIGFNGIIREAEQALAEADRACPDFIKKRNFLDAVIITSQAAIRFANRFADLAESMAYQAGGKRSQELQTIARNCRTVPANPAGSFYEALQSFWFVQAIIQIESNGHSISPMRFDQYMYPYYQMDMAVGRLTKDSAQELLDCLWVKFNDINKVRDSGSTKGFGGYPMFQNLIVGGQDQEGIDATNELSIACLEASAHTKLPQPSISIRVWNKSPNEFLIKAAEVSRLGLGMPAYYNDEIIIPALVNRGLTLEDARDYGIIGCVEPQKGGKTEGWHDAAFFNMAKVLELVMYNGRLDGVQVGPQTGEFTSFTSFEQIEKAYHEQMEYCVGLLANADNAVDLAHGARCPLPFVSSMVDDCIGRGQSIQEGGAWYNFTGPQGVGVANVGDSLLSIKELVFNRKLYTLAQIKEAVEQNFGGAPSGSGHAQVSPDIIEEVIRRMLADGKKITPEQLDKLQQIAKNGLPAAAPATAGGKYDKLLQDIDTVPKFGNDVAEADELARYAALTYCRAVEKYKNTRGGKFQPGLYPVSANVPMGGQTGATPDGRKNGEPLADGVSPVSGRDVNGPTAAANSVAALDHAIASNGTLFNQKFHPSALSGRAGLEKLAALVRGYFDQKGMHVQYNVVSRETLLDAQKNPDQYRNLVVRVAGYSAHFISLDKSLQDDIINRTEQMFN from the coding sequence GTGAAACAGGTACTTGATATTTCTCCCGTGAATCAAAGTCCGAGAGTTCAGAAACTGATCGACGCCTTGTATGCGAGAAACCCCGAAGTGGAGGCGGAACGCGCCTGCCTGATTACCGAGTCATACCAGCAGACGGAAGCGCTGCCGATCACTTTACGCCGGGCCAAAGCCCTGGAGCATATCCTGGATCATATGACTCTTGTCATCCGCGAAGATGAATTAATTGTGGGCAATCTCACGGTAGCGCCCCGGTCGACGCAGATCTTCCCGGAATTCTCCTTCCAGTGGCTTACCGAAGAATTTGATACGCTGGCCAAACGGACTGGCGACGTGTTCAATATCAGTGAAGAAACCAAACGAAAGCTGACTCAGGTCTTTGCTTACTGGGGCGGCAAAACGGTTAACGAACTGGCTACCGAATACATGTATCCGGAAACCAAACTGGCGATGAGCCATAACGTATTCACCGTTGGCAACTATTATTTTAACGGTGTGGGCCATATCAGCGTCGATTATGAAAAAGTGTTGAAAATCGGCTTTAACGGAATCATCCGCGAAGCGGAACAGGCGCTGGCTGAGGCTGACCGCGCCTGCCCGGATTTTATCAAAAAACGCAACTTCCTCGATGCTGTGATTATTACCTCACAGGCGGCTATCCGGTTTGCCAACCGTTTTGCTGATCTGGCCGAGTCGATGGCTTACCAAGCCGGCGGTAAACGGAGCCAGGAACTGCAGACGATAGCCCGCAACTGCCGCACTGTCCCGGCCAATCCGGCCGGCAGCTTTTATGAAGCGCTCCAGTCCTTCTGGTTTGTGCAAGCCATTATCCAGATTGAATCCAACGGACATTCCATTTCCCCCATGCGGTTTGATCAATACATGTATCCCTATTACCAAATGGACATGGCTGTGGGCCGTCTGACTAAAGACAGCGCCCAGGAACTCTTGGACTGCCTGTGGGTCAAATTCAACGATATCAATAAAGTGCGCGATTCCGGTTCCACCAAGGGCTTCGGCGGCTATCCGATGTTTCAGAACCTTATCGTCGGCGGCCAGGACCAGGAAGGGATTGATGCGACCAACGAACTGAGCATTGCCTGCCTGGAAGCCAGCGCTCACACCAAACTGCCGCAGCCGTCCATTTCCATCCGGGTCTGGAATAAATCGCCCAATGAATTCCTTATTAAAGCGGCGGAGGTTTCCCGTCTTGGCTTAGGCATGCCGGCCTATTACAATGACGAAATTATCATTCCCGCCCTGGTCAACCGGGGACTTACCCTGGAAGATGCCCGGGATTACGGCATTATCGGCTGCGTGGAACCGCAAAAGGGCGGCAAAACCGAAGGCTGGCATGACGCCGCATTCTTCAATATGGCAAAAGTCCTGGAACTGGTTATGTATAACGGCAGGCTGGACGGTGTTCAGGTCGGACCGCAAACGGGTGAGTTCACCTCTTTCACCTCTTTTGAACAAATTGAAAAGGCCTATCACGAGCAAATGGAATATTGTGTCGGCCTGCTGGCCAATGCGGATAATGCCGTCGATTTAGCCCATGGCGCCCGCTGCCCGCTGCCGTTTGTCTCCTCCATGGTCGATGACTGCATCGGCCGGGGCCAGTCCATTCAGGAAGGCGGCGCCTGGTACAACTTTACCGGTCCGCAGGGCGTTGGCGTAGCCAATGTGGGCGATTCGCTGCTAAGCATCAAAGAACTGGTCTTCAACCGTAAGCTTTATACCCTGGCGCAGATCAAGGAAGCGGTGGAGCAAAACTTTGGCGGTGCCCCTAGCGGCAGCGGCCATGCCCAGGTTAGCCCCGATATCATCGAGGAAGTCATTCGCCGGATGCTGGCCGACGGCAAAAAGATTACGCCGGAACAACTCGACAAACTGCAGCAAATCGCGAAGAACGGTCTGCCGGCAGCCGCTCCGGCGACGGCAGGCGGTAAATACGACAAGCTGCTGCAGGATATTGATACGGTACCTAAGTTCGGCAATGATGTGGCCGAAGCCGATGAACTGGCCCGTTATGCCGCTCTGACCTATTGCCGGGCCGTTGAAAAATACAAAAATACCCGCGGCGGTAAATTCCAGCCCGGCTTGTATCCCGTATCCGCCAATGTGCCGATGGGCGGTCAAACCGGGGCAACGCCTGACGGACGCAAGAACGGCGAGCCTCTGGCTGACGGCGTATCGCCTGTTTCCGGCCGCGATGTGAACGGGCCGACGGCTGCCGCCAACTCGGTTGCTGCTCTGGATCATGCCATTGCTTCCAACGGCACGCTGTTTAACCAGAAATTCCATCCTTCCGCTTTAAGCGGCCGGGCCGGTCTGGAAAAACTGGCTGCTCTCGTACGGGGCTACTTTGATCAGAAGGGCATGCATGTACAGTACAATGTAGTCAGCCGGGAAACCTTGCTGGACGCGCAAAAGAATCCCGACCAATACCGCAATCTGGTAGTCCGGGTAGCCGGCTACAGCGCCCACTTCATTTCCCTGGACAAGAGCCTGCAAGATGACATCATCAACCGCACGGAACAAATGTTTAACTAA